The DNA sequence TAAAAGGTTTTTTCGATGGCTCCCTCATCAACTATTGATCTAGCAGGCCTCTGTTTAGTGGTTGTGATGCATGCTGGAATATTGGCTTTGAGGTTAGGGATAAGTCTTTCTAAAGCTTGATTGACCTTAAAAAATTGGCATTGTTGAGCTATTTGCGATAGAAGCAGATAGATGAGTTTAATTTTTGGCTCAACCTCTTCCTAACCAAAACCCAACACCTTCAAGAAGAAATAAATCCTCTTCAAGGAGAACTGGGAGAGTGTCTAAAAAACTGAAGACTCAAAGGGTAGATTATGCAACTTTGGCTTCTTCACTTCAGCTTGAAGAAGAAAGTAGAGAGTTCATTTATAGCCTGATAGCAGCTTTAATGAAACTTGGACTATTGTCTATAGGAATAGCAAGTTTATTGAACTTGGGATTCGCATCACATCAAAGGATCAGGCGCAATATGGAGCTTACTAGCCTTGTTAGATCAGAAACCCTTAAATATAAGAAATTGCACTTAAGATTTGATAGCTTATTCACAATTGGTGGAAGAAATCGTTTTATAGAGGAGCAAGGTCAGTGGATTATGCCTAATAGCATCAGAGTAATTTGGCGTTGAAAAGTATTCCTAACATTTCTTGGGTTTTAGCTGATCTTCATATTGACTATATAAATAAGGAATTTTTGAGATATGGCTTCATCTCAAGCTGCTCCAGGGACTGTTTTGATTACAGGTACTACTTCTGGCGTTGGTCTATATGCAACCAAGGCCTTGTTGGAACTTGGTTGGCGAGTTGTTACCGCTAATAGATCCCCTTTGAGATCTGAAGCGGCAGCTGTCAAGCTAGGTTTGCCATTTGGGAGCCCCCGCCAGCTTCAGCATATTTATATGGATCTTGGTGACTTAGATAGTGTTCGAAATGGTGTCGAAAACCTTTTGAACACGCTTGAAAAACCTTTAGATGCTTTGGTTTGTAATGCAGCTGTTTATATGCCCCGACTTGCTAAACCCAAAAGATCTGCTCAAGGATATGAACTTTCTATGGCAACTAATCATTTCGGACATTTTTTGCTCATACAACTTTTATTGGAACATTTAAGTGGATCCAAAAGACCTGTTTGGCAAGGTAGATCTTGGGGGTTTGAAGCCCCAAGATTGGTAATGTTGGGCACGGTTACGGCAAATTATAAAGAATTAGGCGGTAAAATTCCTATACCCGCTCCAGCAGATTTAGGAGATTTATCTGGATTTGAGCAAGGATTTAGAGATCCTATAAGCATGGCAAGTGGAAAACGTTTTAAGCCTGGCAAAGCATATAAAGACAGCAAGCTTTGCAATATGGTTACTATTCAAGAATTACATAGACGCTATAAAGACTCTCCTATCCTTTTTAGTTCGCTCTATCCAGGCTGCGTTGCTAATACAAAGCTTTTTAGAAGCACACCCAAGATATTCCAATGGCTTTTCCCCTGGTTCCAGAAGTTGATTACAGGGGGGTTTGTTAGTGAGGATTTAGCTGGAAAAAGAGTCGCTCAAGTAGTTTCTGACCCTGAATTTGGCGTTTCAGGTGTTCATTGGAGTTGGGGAAATAGGCAACGGAAAAATCGGCAACAATTCTCCCAGCAATTATCTGATCGAATTACTGACCCCAAAACATCTCAGAATGTTTGGGATTTATCCATGAGACTTGTTGGATTAAGTTCCTAAATCTTTTAATCAAAGCCTAGTAAGTCAAATATTTCGCGATCCTTTAAGGGTTCTACTTCTAATGGTTCGACATTATCGATCATTTTTTTCGCAAGAGAAAGATATTCGTTTTGGACTTCTTTTACACCTTCTTCTTCTGGATCCATCTCGAAAATTGTGCATTTTTTAAGTCTTGAACGGCGTATTGCGTCTACATTTCTAAAATGAGCCATAGTTTTGAGACCTGTTCTTTCATTGAACTTTTCTATCTGATCTAAATCTGCAGAACGATTTGCGATCACTCCACCAAGGCGAACTTTATAATTTTTAGCTTTGGCATTTATTGCTGCAACTATGCGATTCATTGCGAAGATTGAGTCAAAATCATTTGCAGTAACTATCAAGCAATAGTTCGCATGTTGTAAAGGAGCGGCAAAACCTCCGCAAACCACATCTCCAAGTACATCAAAAATAACAACATCAGTGTCTTCAAGTAGATGGTGTTCCTTTAGTAGTTTTACTGTTTGTCCAGTTACATAGCCTCCGCAACCAGTGCCTGCTGGAGGCCCCCCACTTTCTACACACTGCACTCCATTAAATCCTTTGAACATAAAGTCTTCTGGGCGGAGCTCTTCGCTGTGGAAATCGACTTCTTCAAGAATGTCAATTACCGTGGGGACCATTTTATGAGTAAGAGTAAAAGTACTGTCATGTTTTGGATCGCAACCAATTTGAAGGACTTTCTTCCCTAGTTTTGAGAATGCGGCAGAGAGATTGGATGATGTGGTTGATTTACCAATTCCACCTTTGCCATAAACAGCAATTACTAGTGCCCCCTCTTCTATATTGACTTTAGGGTCTAGCTTTACTTGTACGCTTCCTTCGCCATCTGGACGGCTGGCTAGAGTTGTAGTCATTAATTTTCTCTTCCGAAAAGAGTTATATATCTATATTCAAGCAGGAAGATGAGCCGTTGGTAAATGTTTGAGTAATTCGATACATGTCTCTGAATCTTTAAAGTTTAAGAAGCCTAATACTTTAAAGAGAATAATAAAGATAAGTCTAAATACTCAGCCATTGCATTCCATATCTAGCGATAATTTACGCATTAAAATGAGCCTTGGCATCTAATAAGGTTTCTCCATCAATTTCTTTGCAGCCTATTTGATTGGCGTATTTCTCTGTATTCTTCCTAACTTTCCCTCTCACAAAGAAGGGAATCTTTGCAAGTTCTGATTCGCCTTCAGGGGTCCAGTGGGGAAAATGTTCTGGTCGAGAGGATTGAACTTTTTCTTGATAAAAGGAAGGTGCTTTTGTTTCTTTTTCTGTTGAGTGGCCTCCAAGATGTCCTAGATGACTTTGGTGTCCATCAGTAAATTCAAAATCATGCCTAAACATTCCAATCAGATGTTCCTCCAGACCCATCATTAGAGGGTGAACCCAGTCGTCAAAAATTACATTTGCCCCTTCCCAGCCCATTTGAGGGCTATATCGTGCAGGCACATCTTGAACATGCATAGGTGTACTTATGACAGCGCAAGGGATTCCTAGACGTTTTGCGCTATGCCTTTCCATTTGTGTGCCAAGCACTAGTTCTGGTGCAGATTCTTTAATTGCCTCTTCTACGGCTAAATAATCATTTGTTATTAGTGCCTCTAGGCCAAGCTCTTTCGCAGCATCTCGAACTTTCCTAGCCATTTCACGACTATATGTTCCAAGGCCAACCACTTCGAATCCAAGCTCTTTGTGAGCAATCCTTGAAGCGGCAAGAACATGAGTGCCATCACCAAAAATAAAAACTCTTTTTCCTGTTAGGTAATTAGAATCAACAGACTTTGAGTACCATGTAAGTCTTGATTGACTTCCATCTTCTTCTTCTTGTTTGGGAAGCTCCATCCCCAAGAGTTGATGAATTTCGTTTAGAAAATCATTTGTTGCACCAACCCCAATAGGTATTGTTTTTGTGTATGGATGACCAAAATTTCTTTCCAGCCAAATGCATGTAGATTCAGCTATCTCAGGATATAAGCAGATGTTAGCGTCTGCTTCATTGATTCTAATTATATCAGCAGGAGCAGCACCAAGCGGTGCAACCACATTGATATCAATTCCATGATGGGCAAGTATTTTTTGGACTTCTAAAACGTCATCACGACATCTAAAGCCTAGTAAAGAAGGACCTAATAAATTAACTCTTGGTCTTCTTCCTTCGGTTTTCCATTTACTTGGATTATGTTCTGATTCACTCTTAGGAGAATCCTTGAGTAAACCACGAACTAATTGGTAGAAAGTTTCAGCTGCTCCCCAATTTTCCTTTTTGCTATAAGCAGGTAGCTCAAGGCTAATTATAGGTATTTCATATCCCATCCCTTTGGCAAGAGACCCTGGTTGGTCTTGAATTAATTCTGCAGTACAACTTTCACCTACTAGAAGGGCCTCTGGCTTGAATCTATCAACAGCTTCTCTAATATGACCTTTTACTAATTCGGCAGTATCGCCACCAAGATCTCTTGCTTGAAAAGTTGTGTAAGTCACCGGCGGCCTTTGGCCACGCCTTTCAATCATTGTGAAAAGAAGGTCTGCGTATGTGTCCCCTTGAGGTGCATGCAAAACATAATGAACTCCTTTCATTGAAGAGGCAATTCTCATTGCACCTATATGAGGTGGGCCTTCATATGTCCAAAGTGTTAGTTCCATAAGAATGATTAAGTGCTTGTGAGTTGTTTGGTATTTAAAAGATCGTGGCGGTGAAGGGGCCTTGAAAAAAGTTCTGCAAGGTCTGATGCTTGATCTATTCCATGGATTGGGCTGAATACCATTTCAATTGACCATTTAGTGGAAAAGCCTTCTGCTTCGAGTGGATTAGCAAGCCCCATCCCACATACAACAAGGTCTGGTTGGTTTTTACGAACACGATCAAGCTGCTTTTCTACGTGTTGTCCTTCAACAATTCGAGTTTTATCAGGGAGAAGATCTAGCTCAGGTTTCATCATGTCCCTATTTAAATAAGGGGTCCCAATCTCTAGAAGTTCCATTCCACATTCCATATGTAGAAAACGTGCAAGTGGTATCTCTAATTGTGATTCAGGTAAAAGAAAGAGTTTTTTTCCAGTCAGTTTTTCTATATAGGGCTTAAGGGCTTTTCGAGCACGTAAAATTAAAGGTTCTAATGTTGAAGTAACTAATGATTGGTCAACATTAAAAGATTTAGCGGCTGCTTCTATCCAAAGTCTGCTGCCTTCAACTCCTAGTGGGAAAGGTGCTGGAAGTATTTCAGCACCTCTGTCTTTCAGGACCCTTGCAGTATCTGTTAAATATGGCTGAGTTAGTAGAACTTTCGTTTCTGGCCCAATCGAAGGTAACTCCGTGGATTGTCTAGGCGGGAAACTATCAACGTTCTCTATGCCTAGTCTTTTGAATATTGTGATTAAACGATCTTCAACTGCATTTGCCAATGTGCCAACTAATAGCAATTGTTTTTTATCGCTAGATGGCATTAATGGGACAAAAGCTTTAAGAGCACCATCTTCTCCTTGAGTGAAAGTTGTCTCAATTCCACTTCCTGAATAATTGAGGATGGTTACTTTTCCATTGAATTGAGAATTAAGTCTTTCAGCAGCCCTTGCTAGATCAATTTTGATCACTTCACTAGGGCACGAGCCAACAAGAAATAAAGTTCGAATTTCTGGACGCCTTGTTAGAAGATTTTTTACTACTCGGTCAAGTTCCTCATGAGCATCTGCTAATCCAGCCAGATCTCTCTCTTCGAGGATGGCAGTTCCAAAACGTGGCTCTGCAAAGATCATGACGCCAGCAGCACTTTGAATTAAGTGCGCACATGTTCTTGATCCAACAACAAGAAAAAAGGCATCGGGCATTCTTCGATGAAGCCAAACAATGGATGTAAGTCCACAGAAGACTTCTCTAGGCCCTGTTTCCTTTAGCAGCGATGCGCCGCTCATAAGTAAATATCAGCTCTATATTCAGATTGGGCCTATTAATAGAAAGATGCAATTAGAAAAGCAAAAAATTCGGGATTGAATATATGTTTTGTTGCATTTTCTTAGCATTCTTTGGTTCTATTTTTTCTTTAACTCTGAATTAATTTCATACCGTATTTCGATTATTAGAACTTTCTTTAATTCCTCCAGTAAGAAGATTCTTTGTCCACTTGAGAAAGTTTCCAAACATTCCTACTGATTTTCTTGGCGACTAATCCTCCTCGCTCTGTTTTGGCTGAGCCAGGTTTTGCACCAAGGAGATGGCTTACTTCGCTAGTGCTTAACGGCGCCCCAGTTTGTATTGCTAAGGCAATCAACTCAAGACGTTGCCTTAATGCATGGACATCAAATCTTTCTTCATTATCTTCTACTAATCTTAATTTTGAAGTTCCTCCATGAGACATTTT is a window from the Prochlorococcus marinus str. MIT 9211 genome containing:
- the psaM gene encoding photosystem I reaction center subunit XII, with translation MAPSSTIDLAGLCLVVVMHAGILALRLGISLSKA
- a CDS encoding ferredoxin:protochlorophyllide reductase (ATP-dependent) subunit B, whose product is MELTLWTYEGPPHIGAMRIASSMKGVHYVLHAPQGDTYADLLFTMIERRGQRPPVTYTTFQARDLGGDTAELVKGHIREAVDRFKPEALLVGESCTAELIQDQPGSLAKGMGYEIPIISLELPAYSKKENWGAAETFYQLVRGLLKDSPKSESEHNPSKWKTEGRRPRVNLLGPSLLGFRCRDDVLEVQKILAHHGIDINVVAPLGAAPADIIRINEADANICLYPEIAESTCIWLERNFGHPYTKTIPIGVGATNDFLNEIHQLLGMELPKQEEEDGSQSRLTWYSKSVDSNYLTGKRVFIFGDGTHVLAASRIAHKELGFEVVGLGTYSREMARKVRDAAKELGLEALITNDYLAVEEAIKESAPELVLGTQMERHSAKRLGIPCAVISTPMHVQDVPARYSPQMGWEGANVIFDDWVHPLMMGLEEHLIGMFRHDFEFTDGHQSHLGHLGGHSTEKETKAPSFYQEKVQSSRPEHFPHWTPEGESELAKIPFFVRGKVRKNTEKYANQIGCKEIDGETLLDAKAHFNA
- the bchL gene encoding ferredoxin:protochlorophyllide reductase (ATP-dependent) iron-sulfur ATP-binding protein encodes the protein MTTTLASRPDGEGSVQVKLDPKVNIEEGALVIAVYGKGGIGKSTTSSNLSAAFSKLGKKVLQIGCDPKHDSTFTLTHKMVPTVIDILEEVDFHSEELRPEDFMFKGFNGVQCVESGGPPAGTGCGGYVTGQTVKLLKEHHLLEDTDVVIFDVLGDVVCGGFAAPLQHANYCLIVTANDFDSIFAMNRIVAAINAKAKNYKVRLGGVIANRSADLDQIEKFNERTGLKTMAHFRNVDAIRRSRLKKCTIFEMDPEEEGVKEVQNEYLSLAKKMIDNVEPLEVEPLKDREIFDLLGFD
- a CDS encoding protochlorophyllide reductase, which translates into the protein MASSQAAPGTVLITGTTSGVGLYATKALLELGWRVVTANRSPLRSEAAAVKLGLPFGSPRQLQHIYMDLGDLDSVRNGVENLLNTLEKPLDALVCNAAVYMPRLAKPKRSAQGYELSMATNHFGHFLLIQLLLEHLSGSKRPVWQGRSWGFEAPRLVMLGTVTANYKELGGKIPIPAPADLGDLSGFEQGFRDPISMASGKRFKPGKAYKDSKLCNMVTIQELHRRYKDSPILFSSLYPGCVANTKLFRSTPKIFQWLFPWFQKLITGGFVSEDLAGKRVAQVVSDPEFGVSGVHWSWGNRQRKNRQQFSQQLSDRITDPKTSQNVWDLSMRLVGLSS
- a CDS encoding ferredoxin:protochlorophyllide reductase (ATP-dependent) subunit N encodes the protein MSGASLLKETGPREVFCGLTSIVWLHRRMPDAFFLVVGSRTCAHLIQSAAGVMIFAEPRFGTAILEERDLAGLADAHEELDRVVKNLLTRRPEIRTLFLVGSCPSEVIKIDLARAAERLNSQFNGKVTILNYSGSGIETTFTQGEDGALKAFVPLMPSSDKKQLLLVGTLANAVEDRLITIFKRLGIENVDSFPPRQSTELPSIGPETKVLLTQPYLTDTARVLKDRGAEILPAPFPLGVEGSRLWIEAAAKSFNVDQSLVTSTLEPLILRARKALKPYIEKLTGKKLFLLPESQLEIPLARFLHMECGMELLEIGTPYLNRDMMKPELDLLPDKTRIVEGQHVEKQLDRVRKNQPDLVVCGMGLANPLEAEGFSTKWSIEMVFSPIHGIDQASDLAELFSRPLHRHDLLNTKQLTST